One Rattus norvegicus strain BN/NHsdMcwi chromosome 20, GRCr8, whole genome shotgun sequence DNA segment encodes these proteins:
- the Krtap10-10l2 gene encoding uncharacterized protein LOC690415 isoform X1, translated as MAASTMSVCSDARTNSSWQVDDCPESCCEPCGCAPSCCHCCAPSCCAPTPCLLCTPVSCVSSPCCQSSCCTPSCCQQSSCQPACCTSSPCQQPCGVTLCCKPVCCTPICSGSSSCCQQSSCQSSCCQPSCCVTLCCRPVCCKPVCCTPICSASSSSCCQPSCCAPVCCKPVCCKPCSSLSLLCSPVCRPACCVPTSSCCASSCQPSCCRPASCVSLLCRPACSCTTC; from the exons ATGGCCGCctccaccatgtctgtctgctctGATGCTCGCACTAACTCCTCCTGGCAGGTGGACGACTGCCCAGAGAGCTGCTGTGAGCCCTGCGGCTGTGCCCCCAGCTGCTGCCA CTGCTGTGCCCCCAGCTGCTGTGCCCCAACCCCTTGCCTCCTCTGCACCCCAGTGAGCTGTGTGTCCAGCCCCTGCTGCCAGTCTTCCTGCTGCACACCCTCATGCTGCCAGCAGTCTAGCTGCCAGCCAGCTTGCTGCACCTCCTCCCCCTGCCAGCAGCCCTGTGGTGTGACCCTTTGCTGCAAGCCTGTGTGCTGCACACCCATCTGCtctggctcctcctcctgctgccagcAGTCTAGCTGCCAGTCCTCCTGCTGCCAGCCCTCCTGCTGTGTGACCCTTTGCTGCAGGCCTGTCTGCTGCAAGCCTGTGTGCTGCACACCCatctgctctgcctcctcctcctcctgctgccagcCCTCCTGCTGTGCTCCTGTCTGCTGCAAGCCTGTGTGCTGCAAGCCCTGCTCCAGCCTGTCCCTGCTGTGCAGCCCTGTGTGCAGACCTGCCTGCTGTGTGCCCACCTCCTCCTgctgtgcctcctcctgccaaccCAGCTGCTGTCGCCCAGCCTCCTGTGTGTCCCTGCTGTGCCGCCCTGCCTGCTCCTGTACCACTTGCTGA
- the Krtap10-10l2 gene encoding uncharacterized protein LOC690415 isoform X2: MAASTMSVCSDARTNSSWQVDDCPESCCEPCGCAPSCCQPSCCVPSCCQSSCCAPSCCAPTPCLLCTPVSCVSSPCCQSSCCTPSCCQQSSCQPACCTSSPCQQPCGVTLCCKPVCCTPICCRPVCCKPVCCTPICSASSSSCCQPSCCAPVCCKPVCCKPCSSLSLLCSPVCRPACCVPTSSCCASSCQPSCCRPASCVSLLCRPACSCTTC; the protein is encoded by the exons ATGGCCGCctccaccatgtctgtctgctctGATGCTCGCACTAACTCCTCCTGGCAGGTGGACGACTGCCCAGAGAGCTGCTGTGAGCCCTGCGGCTGTGCCCCCAGCTGCTGCCAGCCTAGCTGCTGTGTCCCCAGCTGTTGCCAGTCCAGCTGCTGTGCCCCCAGCTGCTGTGCCCCAACCCCTTGCCTCCTCTGCACCCCAGTGAGCTGTGTGTCCAGCCCCTGCTGCCAGTCTTCCTGCTGCACACCCTCATGCTGCCAGCAGTCTAGCTGCCAGCCAGCTTGCTGCACCTCCTCCCCCTGCCAGCAGCCCTGTGGTGTGACCCTTTGCTGCAAGCCTGTGTGCTGCACACCCA TTTGCTGCAGGCCTGTCTGCTGCAAGCCTGTGTGCTGCACACCCatctgctctgcctcctcctcctcctgctgccagcCCTCCTGCTGTGCTCCTGTCTGCTGCAAGCCTGTGTGCTGCAAGCCCTGCTCCAGCCTGTCCCTGCTGTGCAGCCCTGTGTGCAGACCTGCCTGCTGTGTGCCCACCTCCTCCTgctgtgcctcctcctgccaaccCAGCTGCTGTCGCCCAGCCTCCTGTGTGTCCCTGCTGTGCCGCCCTGCCTGCTCCTGTACCACTTGCTGA
- the Krtap10-10l2 gene encoding uncharacterized protein LOC690415, producing the protein MAASTMSVCSDARTNSSWQVDDCPESCCEPCGCAPSCCQPSCCVPSCCQSSCCAPSCCAPTPCLLCTPVSCVSSPCCQSSCCTPSCCQQSSCQPACCTSSPCQQPCGVTLCCKPVCCTPICSGSSSCCQQSSCQSSCCQPSCCVTLCCRPVCCKPVCCTPICSASSSSCCQPSCCAPVCCKPVCCKPCSSLSLLCSPVCRPACCVPTSSCCASSCQPSCCRPASCVSLLCRPACSCTTC; encoded by the coding sequence ATGGCCGCctccaccatgtctgtctgctctGATGCTCGCACTAACTCCTCCTGGCAGGTGGACGACTGCCCAGAGAGCTGCTGTGAGCCCTGCGGCTGTGCCCCCAGCTGCTGCCAGCCTAGCTGCTGTGTCCCCAGCTGTTGCCAGTCCAGCTGCTGTGCCCCCAGCTGCTGTGCCCCAACCCCTTGCCTCCTCTGCACCCCAGTGAGCTGTGTGTCCAGCCCCTGCTGCCAGTCTTCCTGCTGCACACCCTCATGCTGCCAGCAGTCTAGCTGCCAGCCAGCTTGCTGCACCTCCTCCCCCTGCCAGCAGCCCTGTGGTGTGACCCTTTGCTGCAAGCCTGTGTGCTGCACACCCATCTGCtctggctcctcctcctgctgccagcAGTCTAGCTGCCAGTCCTCCTGCTGCCAGCCCTCCTGCTGTGTGACCCTTTGCTGCAGGCCTGTCTGCTGCAAGCCTGTGTGCTGCACACCCatctgctctgcctcctcctcctcctgctgccagcCCTCCTGCTGTGCTCCTGTCTGCTGCAAGCCTGTGTGCTGCAAGCCCTGCTCCAGCCTGTCCCTGCTGTGCAGCCCTGTGTGCAGACCTGCCTGCTGTGTGCCCACCTCCTCCTgctgtgcctcctcctgccaaccCAGCTGCTGTCGCCCAGCCTCCTGTGTGTCCCTGCTGTGCCGCCCTGCCTGCTCCTGTACCACTTGCTGA